In Candidatus Eremiobacterota bacterium, a single window of DNA contains:
- a CDS encoding nucleotidyltransferase family protein, translating to MDSSKLAQIKVGPELTVRDGLQRMDIQGEKILFIVDEQERLIGTATDGDVRRWILGGGPLDATLGEAMYRTPTSIKIEKKPDKEEIRTIMITRGIEYLPLVDGEERIVQVISWRMISDRAFSLRKGEQCAIPVVVMAGGEGSRLSPYTRILPKALIPVGDVPIVELIIERFIEFGCDEFYLSLHHKSEIIKSYFESIERSYRLHYILEEKPMGTAGSLSLMRNSLRSTFFLSNCDILIDADYGDILKFHKENSHQITIVGSIKRITIPYGICEISIDGQLTSLVEKPGFDYFVNTGMYVLEPPVLEKIADGTVIDMTDLITQLLAENEKIGVYPVSEKSWVDIGQLEGLHKLVKRIGT from the coding sequence ATGGATAGCAGCAAGCTTGCGCAGATCAAGGTGGGCCCTGAGCTCACCGTAAGAGACGGCCTCCAGAGAATGGATATCCAGGGGGAAAAGATCCTTTTCATCGTTGACGAGCAGGAGCGCCTCATCGGCACGGCCACCGACGGCGACGTAAGACGCTGGATCCTCGGCGGCGGGCCCCTTGACGCCACTCTTGGAGAGGCTATGTATCGCACGCCTACGTCAATAAAAATAGAGAAGAAGCCCGACAAGGAAGAGATAAGAACCATAATGATCACCAGAGGCATTGAGTACCTCCCCCTCGTAGACGGCGAAGAGAGGATTGTGCAGGTCATCAGTTGGAGGATGATCTCCGACAGGGCTTTCTCCCTGAGGAAAGGCGAGCAATGCGCCATCCCAGTCGTTGTGATGGCGGGAGGGGAAGGCTCGCGGCTTTCGCCATATACAAGAATTCTCCCCAAGGCACTTATCCCTGTGGGAGATGTGCCTATCGTGGAGCTTATCATAGAGCGTTTCATTGAGTTCGGCTGCGACGAGTTCTATCTTTCGCTCCATCACAAGTCAGAGATAATCAAGAGCTATTTCGAGTCGATAGAGCGCTCCTACCGGCTTCATTACATACTTGAGGAGAAGCCTATGGGGACAGCAGGGAGTCTTTCATTGATGAGAAACTCCCTCAGAAGCACCTTCTTCCTCAGCAACTGCGATATCCTCATTGATGCCGACTACGGTGACATTCTTAAGTTTCACAAGGAAAACTCCCATCAAATCACCATCGTGGGCTCAATCAAGCGCATCACCATCCCTTACGGTATCTGCGAGATATCCATTGACGGGCAGCTCACCTCCCTGGTGGAAAAGCCAGGTTTTGACTATTTCGTCAACACCGGGATGTATGTGCTGGAGCCCCCGGTGCTTGAGAAAATCGCCGACGGCACTGTTATCGACATGACCGATCTCATTACGCAGCTCCTTGCAGAAAATGAAAAGATAGGCGTCTATCCTGTGTCAGAGAAATCATGGGTTGACATAGGCCAGCTTGAGGGCCTTCACAAATTGGTTAAGAGGATAGGGACATGA
- a CDS encoding DUF2442 domain-containing protein, producing the protein MGSVNVFDFEPELWGESMEPIKNIEAFSRVTIDHGALRWPEHDIDFCPDSLYEGAVPLKRVVEAWKGAS; encoded by the coding sequence ATGGGCTCAGTCAATGTTTTTGACTTCGAGCCTGAGCTCTGGGGAGAATCGATGGAGCCCATCAAGAATATTGAGGCATTCAGCCGGGTCACCATAGATCACGGCGCCCTGAGGTGGCCGGAGCATGACATTGACTTCTGCCCTGATTCTCTTTATGAGGGAGCGGTACCTTTGAAGAGAGTCGTTGAGGCCTGGAAGGGAGCGTCGTGA
- a CDS encoding type II toxin-antitoxin system Phd/YefM family antitoxin: MVLYIQKSPKLEAFVMAEKMIKTGKVRAHLGRIMEDVHYKGDSIIIERGKRQIAAIISIEEYRLLQRQREEDFSVISGLCDRNADLPPEEIEKDVHEAVKDVRRARHRT; this comes from the coding sequence ATGGTACTATATATACAGAAGTCACCAAAGCTGGAGGCCTTTGTTATGGCGGAAAAAATGATAAAAACAGGCAAGGTGAGGGCTCATCTGGGCAGGATCATGGAAGATGTGCACTACAAAGGGGACAGCATTATCATAGAAAGAGGAAAAAGGCAGATTGCCGCCATTATCTCAATCGAAGAATACAGGCTGCTGCAAAGGCAGAGGGAAGAGGACTTCTCGGTAATCTCCGGGCTATGTGACCGGAATGCCGATCTTCCACCCGAAGAAATCGAAAAGGATGTCCACGAGGCGGTGAAAGACGTAAGAAGAGCCCGTCACCGCACCTGA
- a CDS encoding NAD(P)-dependent oxidoreductase, with product MSEPTKTVLVTGAAGYIGSTLSRLLVERGYLVRGLDILTFGGGSLDTLQGHPAFSLVKGDIRNEADLEIALEDCGAVVHLAAIVGDPACAKNPDLARETNWEASRRLFDLCLSKDHVKRFLFASTCSNYGKMEGEGFVHEDSPLRPVSLYAELKVKFEEYILGAPARADFIPTSLRFATVYGLSHRMRFDLTVNEFVKDAFLNRELVIYGEQFWRPYCHVSDIARACLLVLVSDGEKVRRQVFGVGDTGENYQKKMLADEILKVLPDTAVKYVHKAEDPRDYRVDFSRIRDTLGFTITKTVPGGIMEVYEALRDKRIQDPNDRRYYNS from the coding sequence ATGTCAGAACCCACAAAGACCGTTCTTGTCACAGGCGCCGCCGGCTATATCGGCTCGACGCTTTCGCGCCTGCTTGTCGAAAGGGGCTATTTAGTGAGGGGCCTCGATATCCTCACGTTCGGAGGCGGGTCTCTCGACACCCTGCAGGGGCACCCCGCCTTTTCGCTCGTTAAGGGTGACATCAGAAACGAAGCTGATCTCGAAATAGCTCTTGAGGACTGCGGCGCCGTGGTCCATCTCGCGGCGATTGTAGGCGATCCCGCTTGTGCGAAAAATCCTGATCTTGCGAGGGAGACCAACTGGGAGGCCTCTAGAAGGCTTTTTGACCTCTGCCTTTCAAAAGATCACGTGAAGCGCTTTCTCTTCGCCTCCACCTGCAGCAACTATGGCAAGATGGAAGGCGAGGGCTTCGTTCATGAGGACTCTCCTCTGAGGCCCGTCTCTCTTTACGCCGAGCTCAAAGTGAAGTTTGAAGAGTATATTCTCGGGGCGCCGGCCCGTGCTGATTTCATCCCCACGTCGCTCCGTTTCGCCACGGTGTACGGTCTGTCCCACCGGATGCGCTTTGACCTCACCGTCAACGAGTTTGTGAAAGATGCCTTTCTCAATAGAGAGCTGGTCATCTACGGCGAGCAGTTCTGGCGCCCATACTGCCATGTAAGTGACATTGCCCGCGCCTGCCTCCTGGTCCTTGTGAGCGACGGTGAAAAAGTGAGGCGCCAGGTCTTCGGCGTCGGCGACACGGGGGAGAATTACCAGAAGAAGATGCTTGCCGATGAAATCTTGAAAGTGCTCCCTGACACCGCGGTAAAGTATGTCCACAAGGCCGAGGACCCCCGGGACTACCGTGTTGATTTCTCAAGGATCAGGGACACTCTCGGCTTTACCATTACAAAGACTGTCCCCGGGGGGATCATGGAAGTCTATGAAGCTCTCAGGGATAAAAGGATACAAGATCCGAATGACCGCAGATACTACAACAGTTGA
- a CDS encoding formyltransferase family protein: MRTLFIGTVEFSRKTLQEMIRLGADIAGVVTKERSVFNADYADLVPLCKEHSIPFHFTTSINSEETGQWIESIRPDYIFCYGWSQLIKRHILEIPRFGVIGYHPAQLPRNRGRHPLIWALVLGLKETASTFFFMDEGVDSGDILSQERVDITYDDDAGSLYHKVVNTALQQIEGFLPHLEKNEFKRIPQEHTEATYWRKRCKNDGLIDFRMSSRAIYNLVRALTRPYVGAHLIYGGKEIKVWKAAEVRFTDNSLEPGKIIKVEGRSILVKCYTDAVRLLEHEASSLPCEGEYIL; the protein is encoded by the coding sequence GTGAGAACACTTTTCATCGGCACAGTTGAGTTCAGCAGGAAAACCCTTCAAGAGATGATTCGTCTGGGTGCTGACATTGCAGGCGTTGTGACAAAAGAGCGCTCTGTCTTCAATGCGGACTATGCCGATCTGGTGCCGCTTTGCAAGGAGCATTCAATCCCCTTTCATTTCACCACTTCAATCAATAGTGAAGAGACGGGGCAATGGATCGAGTCAATAAGACCTGATTATATTTTCTGTTATGGATGGTCGCAGCTTATCAAGAGACATATTCTGGAGATTCCCCGTTTTGGCGTGATCGGTTATCACCCCGCACAGCTCCCCCGCAATAGGGGCAGGCACCCTTTGATATGGGCGCTAGTGCTTGGTCTTAAAGAAACAGCCTCGACATTTTTTTTCATGGATGAAGGCGTCGACAGTGGTGATATCCTCAGCCAGGAAAGGGTGGATATCACCTATGATGACGACGCTGGTTCCCTCTATCACAAAGTAGTGAACACTGCTCTGCAGCAGATTGAAGGATTCCTGCCTCACCTTGAAAAGAATGAATTCAAAAGAATACCCCAGGAGCACACTGAAGCAACCTATTGGAGAAAGAGGTGTAAAAACGATGGCCTGATTGATTTCAGAATGTCCAGCAGGGCCATCTATAATCTTGTGAGAGCTCTCACCCGGCCTTATGTAGGTGCCCACCTCATCTATGGAGGCAAGGAAATAAAAGTTTGGAAAGCAGCAGAAGTGCGCTTTACTGATAACTCTCTTGAACCCGGAAAAATTATCAAAGTAGAGGGTCGGTCAATTCTTGTGAAATGTTATACCGATGCCGTGAGGCTGCTTGAGCATGAGGCTTCTTCCCTCCCTTGCGAAGGGGAATATATTTTATGA
- a CDS encoding aldolase/citrate lyase family protein: MSLIFSNIPSLIYKFYVTGGAIVIHLKNKLAAREYSPGSWITLAHTSIAEIMARAGFEWLTVDMEHSAISLPEAQQLIQVIGLCGAVPLVRVGENNSLLIKRVMDAGAGGIIVPMVNSKEDAKRAVASVHYPPSGKRGVGLARAQGYGLDFPAYKAWVDRESIIIVQIEHIDAIKNLEEILATPGVDGSIIGPYDLSGSLGYPGEFERVEVKEALHTYEHICTLMKKPMGFHIVQPDASKVAHYREKNYSFIAVGLDTLYLAEKCREVLARSAPSHE, translated from the coding sequence TTGTCACTCATCTTCTCGAATATTCCCTCGCTCATTTACAAATTTTATGTGACAGGTGGCGCTATAGTGATTCATCTCAAAAACAAACTTGCAGCACGAGAATACTCTCCCGGGTCCTGGATTACCCTCGCCCATACTTCCATAGCAGAGATTATGGCCAGAGCCGGGTTTGAATGGCTCACTGTAGATATGGAACATTCAGCGATATCACTTCCAGAAGCACAGCAGCTCATCCAGGTAATCGGGCTCTGCGGCGCCGTTCCCCTCGTAAGGGTGGGAGAAAACAACTCCCTTCTCATCAAGAGGGTTATGGATGCCGGCGCCGGGGGCATTATTGTCCCCATGGTAAACTCGAAGGAAGATGCAAAGAGGGCTGTTGCTTCTGTGCATTATCCTCCTTCAGGGAAAAGGGGTGTGGGGCTTGCAAGGGCGCAGGGTTATGGTCTTGACTTTCCTGCCTATAAAGCATGGGTTGACAGGGAAAGCATTATTATTGTACAGATTGAGCATATTGATGCAATTAAAAACCTGGAAGAGATTCTTGCGACACCGGGTGTTGATGGATCTATTATCGGTCCCTACGATCTTTCTGGTTCCCTCGGATATCCCGGAGAATTTGAGAGGGTTGAGGTAAAAGAGGCACTGCATACTTATGAGCATATATGCACCTTGATGAAAAAGCCCATGGGATTCCATATAGTGCAGCCCGATGCTTCAAAAGTCGCTCACTATAGAGAAAAAAACTACTCTTTTATTGCCGTGGGTCTTGATACCCTTTATCTTGCGGAGAAATGCCGGGAAGTTCTTGCCAGGAGCGCGCCATCGCATGAATGA
- a CDS encoding LegC family aminotransferase: MTADTTTVDRKMIPLSVPNLCGNEWSYLKECLDTGWVSTAGPFVTRFEKAVAGYTGAMYAVACISGTAGLHVALRLAGVEAGDEVIVPAVTFIAPVNAVRYLSAEPVFMDCDDFLNIDAGKVLRFCEEECELTALGLRNRSSGRMLKALVPVHVFGTPCDMDALLSIAEKFSLKVVEDASESLGSWRTTSRGRVHTGTEGHLGVISFNGNKIVTSGGGGMILTNDENHARRARYLTTQAKDDEVRFIHHETGYNYRLTNTQAALGLAQCENLERFKAVKKKNRDLYKKELGKVTGLSFIGAPNTADPNFWLTAVAIDKDLCGIDRDTVMKALAARKIETRPLWELNHLQKPYHDNQHYRIEKALLFREQLLCLPSGTGLTENDVAQVTTALIEIMGKANG, from the coding sequence ATGACCGCAGATACTACAACAGTTGACAGGAAGATGATACCCCTCTCGGTGCCCAACCTCTGCGGCAATGAGTGGAGCTATCTCAAGGAGTGCCTCGATACAGGGTGGGTCTCGACGGCAGGCCCCTTTGTGACACGTTTTGAAAAGGCTGTTGCAGGCTATACGGGCGCCATGTATGCGGTGGCGTGCATAAGCGGCACCGCAGGGCTTCATGTGGCATTGAGGCTTGCCGGCGTCGAGGCGGGAGACGAGGTCATAGTGCCCGCGGTGACCTTTATAGCACCGGTCAATGCCGTGAGGTACCTCTCCGCGGAGCCGGTGTTCATGGACTGCGACGATTTTCTCAATATTGATGCCGGGAAAGTCCTGCGCTTCTGCGAAGAGGAATGCGAGCTTACTGCTCTTGGCCTCAGGAACAGGAGCTCCGGGAGAATGCTGAAAGCTCTGGTGCCGGTCCATGTCTTCGGCACTCCCTGCGACATGGATGCCCTTCTGAGCATTGCAGAAAAGTTTTCCCTGAAAGTGGTGGAAGACGCCTCTGAAAGTCTCGGCTCATGGCGCACCACAAGTCGCGGGAGGGTCCATACCGGCACGGAAGGCCATCTGGGAGTCATCTCTTTTAACGGGAACAAGATTGTCACCTCAGGCGGTGGCGGCATGATCCTCACCAATGATGAGAATCATGCCAGGAGGGCGCGCTATCTCACTACCCAGGCAAAGGACGATGAGGTGCGCTTCATTCATCACGAGACAGGCTATAACTACCGCCTCACCAACACCCAGGCAGCCCTGGGGCTTGCACAGTGTGAGAATCTTGAGCGATTCAAAGCCGTGAAGAAGAAAAACCGAGACCTCTATAAGAAAGAGCTTGGCAAAGTGACGGGGCTCTCTTTCATCGGGGCCCCCAACACAGCAGACCCCAACTTCTGGCTTACTGCGGTGGCTATAGATAAAGATCTCTGCGGTATTGACAGAGATACCGTGATGAAAGCGCTTGCCGCAAGAAAGATTGAAACGCGCCCCCTCTGGGAGCTGAACCACCTGCAGAAACCATACCATGACAATCAGCATTACCGGATAGAAAAAGCCCTTCTTTTCCGGGAACAGCTCCTCTGCCTCCCCTCAGGCACAGGCCTCACGGAAAATGATGTGGCACAAGTCACTACAGCGCTCATAGAGATTATGGGAAAAGCCAATGGATAG
- a CDS encoding acetyltransferase: MTGKSLLLIGGGGHCRSCIDVIESHGEFTVRGIIDKPEKVGGEVLGYPVLGTDEEIKQYTGEHCFFLVTLGQIESPKRRRELFEMVKHLGGSFAVIVSPRAYVSRHASLGEGTIVMHNALVNAGASVGKNCIVNTGAIVEHDAVIGDHCHIAPGAIVNGGVIVGKNTFIGSGAVSRHEIVIAENSFIRAQSMVKSGTGDGAQGTGRQVFPQGS, encoded by the coding sequence ATGACAGGAAAATCCCTTCTGCTCATCGGCGGCGGCGGGCACTGCAGGTCATGCATTGACGTCATTGAGTCTCATGGTGAGTTCACCGTGAGGGGGATCATTGACAAGCCTGAGAAAGTAGGCGGGGAAGTCCTGGGCTACCCGGTACTGGGCACCGATGAGGAGATAAAGCAGTACACTGGCGAGCACTGCTTCTTCCTGGTCACCCTCGGCCAGATTGAGTCACCCAAGAGGCGGAGAGAGCTTTTCGAGATGGTGAAGCATCTTGGAGGCTCCTTTGCGGTGATAGTCTCTCCCCGCGCCTATGTCTCAAGGCATGCGAGCCTCGGGGAGGGGACTATTGTCATGCACAATGCATTGGTGAATGCCGGCGCTTCCGTGGGAAAGAACTGCATTGTCAATACAGGCGCCATTGTTGAGCATGACGCCGTCATAGGCGATCATTGTCACATCGCCCCTGGTGCCATCGTAAATGGCGGTGTGATTGTTGGGAAAAATACCTTCATCGGGAGCGGCGCCGTATCCCGCCATGAGATAGTCATCGCAGAGAACAGCTTTATAAGGGCCCAGAGCATGGTGAAATCGGGCACCGGCGACGGGGCGCAGGGGACGGGGAGGCAGGTATTTCCTCAGGGCTCATGA
- a CDS encoding Uma2 family endonuclease gives MDKAGSRKPFTYGDYLSCPDEGRFEVLEGTLYAMTPAPSRMHQKILLALASKFYNYFEGKLCEVYCAPFDVRLAGEGEKDGDITTVVQPDIAVVCDRAKLDEKGCLGSPDLIIEISSPQTASYDYIKKLSLYEKHGVKEYWIVSQADMTLMIFKLQENKEYGKPEIYSRDDTVRPGLFSDLAIDMREVFRQ, from the coding sequence ATGGATAAGGCAGGGAGCAGAAAGCCTTTTACCTATGGTGATTATCTGAGCTGCCCCGATGAGGGGAGGTTCGAGGTGCTTGAAGGAACGCTCTACGCCATGACGCCAGCACCTTCGAGAATGCACCAGAAGATTCTGCTTGCCCTTGCAAGCAAATTCTACAATTATTTCGAGGGAAAGCTCTGCGAAGTCTATTGCGCCCCTTTTGACGTGAGGCTTGCCGGAGAGGGAGAAAAAGACGGCGATATCACTACGGTGGTGCAGCCCGATATCGCAGTCGTCTGCGATAGAGCAAAACTCGATGAGAAAGGCTGCCTCGGAAGCCCGGACCTGATCATCGAGATATCCTCTCCCCAGACCGCCTCTTATGATTACATCAAGAAGCTTTCCCTCTATGAAAAGCATGGAGTGAAGGAATACTGGATCGTAAGCCAGGCCGACATGACGTTGATGATATTCAAGCTTCAGGAAAACAAGGAATATGGAAAGCCTGAGATATACTCCCGCGATGACACCGTGAGACCAGGCCTGTTCAGCGATCTTGCCATTGATATGAGAGAGGTTTTTAGACAGTAA
- a CDS encoding acyltransferase yields the protein MNEDRPAPSEHRSLKIADYISYAYLTFQRVLSLFFSTAVLRLTAAIFGITIGKGTKCWGSVQLLRWPGSEITIGKNVTIVSSSPRATASSIYAPTRFKTHSRSARIIIEDRVGLNGTSLCARSKSITIGEGTMIAPNVTIMDSDFHALWPPEKRLTAPSMEEDRDVLIGRNVWIGTQCIILKGAVIGENSVIAAGSVVRGEIPRGVLAGGVPAKVIRTLP from the coding sequence ATGAATGAAGATAGACCAGCTCCCTCAGAGCATCGATCTCTGAAAATAGCCGATTATATTTCTTATGCTTATCTCACCTTTCAGCGTGTGCTCTCCCTTTTTTTCTCTACCGCGGTACTGAGGCTCACCGCGGCTATTTTTGGCATTACCATAGGAAAAGGCACGAAATGCTGGGGTTCCGTTCAGCTTTTAAGATGGCCTGGCTCAGAGATCACCATTGGCAAGAATGTGACCATTGTCTCTTCTTCGCCAAGAGCTACTGCATCATCAATCTATGCACCCACACGGTTCAAAACGCACTCTCGGTCCGCAAGGATCATCATTGAAGACAGGGTCGGGCTCAACGGCACTTCCCTTTGTGCCCGCTCAAAATCCATCACAATTGGAGAAGGAACCATGATAGCTCCCAACGTGACAATCATGGATTCGGATTTTCATGCCCTGTGGCCGCCGGAAAAGAGACTGACTGCTCCCTCAATGGAAGAGGACCGGGATGTGCTTATCGGCCGGAATGTGTGGATTGGAACGCAATGCATAATTCTGAAAGGAGCAGTCATTGGTGAGAACTCCGTTATTGCAGCGGGAAGCGTCGTAAGAGGCGAGATCCCCCGGGGCGTGCTCGCCGGCGGAGTGCCTGCAAAAGTAATTCGGACATTGCCGTAA
- the neuC gene encoding UDP-N-acetylglucosamine 2-epimerase: MKRICVFTGSRAEYGILKPLIDKINEHSDLSLSLLVSGMHLSPEFGLTYRDIERDGVVINEKVEMLLSSDSPVGITKAIGLGMISYCEAIQRLCPDILLVLGDRFEAFSFATAGYVSRVPIAHLHGGEATFGLIDEGFRHCITKMSHLHFTSTETYRQKVIQMGECPESVFCVGALGIDAIRAMKFMAKDELEKDLEIRFKEHNLLVTFHPVTLEHDSSEKHFKTLLEALMMLQDTMILFTKTNADNDGRIINKMIDEFAASNPSVSAAFSSLGQHRYMSLMKYVDAVVGNSSSGIIEAPSFNIGTVNIGDRQLGRVKAESIIDCEPSLEGISKAFLKLYSEDFIRAVAEVTNPYDSGGAVLKIVEALANCDLGKLGMKRFYDVIFNVKKKEGQ; encoded by the coding sequence ATGAAAAGAATATGCGTTTTTACCGGTTCAAGGGCCGAATATGGCATTCTCAAGCCTTTAATTGACAAGATCAATGAGCATAGTGATCTCAGCCTTTCCCTTCTTGTGTCTGGCATGCACCTCTCGCCGGAATTTGGACTGACCTACAGGGACATAGAAAGGGATGGGGTGGTCATCAACGAGAAGGTGGAAATGCTTCTCAGTTCCGATTCACCGGTAGGCATCACAAAGGCTATCGGTCTGGGAATGATTAGTTATTGCGAGGCGATCCAGAGACTATGTCCCGACATACTTCTGGTGCTTGGAGACCGTTTTGAGGCGTTTTCTTTTGCAACAGCGGGCTATGTCTCCAGAGTGCCGATAGCACATCTGCACGGAGGTGAGGCAACCTTCGGGCTTATTGACGAGGGCTTCCGCCATTGCATCACAAAAATGAGTCATCTGCATTTTACTTCAACAGAGACCTACCGACAGAAAGTAATCCAGATGGGAGAATGCCCGGAGTCTGTATTCTGCGTCGGTGCTCTGGGAATAGATGCCATCAGAGCAATGAAATTCATGGCTAAAGATGAATTGGAGAAAGATTTGGAGATCCGATTCAAAGAGCACAATCTTCTTGTCACATTTCACCCCGTGACCCTTGAACATGATTCGTCCGAGAAGCATTTCAAAACGTTACTTGAGGCCCTTATGATGCTTCAAGATACGATGATTCTCTTTACCAAAACGAATGCTGATAACGATGGCAGGATTATCAACAAAATGATTGATGAATTTGCCGCTTCTAATCCTTCTGTGTCCGCCGCTTTCTCTTCCCTGGGACAGCATAGATATATGTCGCTGATGAAATATGTCGATGCGGTGGTGGGAAACTCTTCAAGTGGCATTATTGAAGCACCATCGTTCAATATAGGCACTGTCAACATAGGTGACAGGCAGTTGGGGAGAGTAAAGGCCGAAAGTATCATAGATTGCGAGCCTTCACTTGAGGGTATTTCAAAAGCCTTTTTAAAGCTATATTCTGAAGATTTTATAAGAGCAGTCGCAGAGGTGACAAACCCTTATGATTCAGGCGGCGCCGTGCTGAAGATAGTGGAAGCGCTTGCCAATTGTGACCTTGGCAAATTAGGCATGAAGAGATTTTATGATGTCATTTTTAATGTTAAGAAGAAGGAAGGCCAATAA
- the neuB gene encoding N-acetylneuraminate synthase — MSVFLIAEAGVNHNGDLGLAMRLIDAACEAGADAVKFQTFRSERLVCRHAGKAEYQKLTTGEAESQLTMLKRLELDEENHRKLLGHCRGKGIEFLSSPFDLESIDLLAGLGLATLKIPSGEITNIPYLRKIGALGKKLIVSTGMATLGEIEQALGVLTEAGTARDCITILHCTTEYPAPFEEVNLLAMETLREAFKVKVGYSDHTEGIEVALAAVALGAEVLEKHFTLDKTLEGPDHRASLEPGELALLVKSIRNVELAMGNGIKAPGKGELKNMESIRKSLVASEKIRKGDRFTATNLAVKRPGTGISPHFWDSVIGKYAKRDFDLDELIEL, encoded by the coding sequence ATGAGCGTATTTCTCATTGCCGAGGCAGGAGTGAACCACAACGGCGATCTTGGCCTTGCGATGAGGCTCATTGATGCCGCTTGTGAAGCGGGTGCCGATGCCGTAAAGTTCCAGACCTTCCGATCGGAGCGCCTAGTCTGCCGCCATGCAGGGAAGGCCGAGTATCAGAAATTGACGACCGGCGAGGCAGAATCCCAGCTCACCATGCTCAAGAGGCTCGAGCTTGACGAGGAGAACCACCGAAAGCTCCTCGGGCATTGCAGGGGAAAGGGCATAGAATTTCTCTCATCACCCTTTGACCTGGAGAGCATAGATCTCCTTGCAGGCCTGGGGCTTGCGACTTTGAAAATCCCCTCGGGGGAGATCACCAATATCCCCTATCTCAGGAAGATCGGTGCCCTGGGGAAAAAGCTGATAGTCTCGACGGGGATGGCCACTCTTGGGGAGATTGAGCAGGCCCTCGGGGTACTCACAGAGGCCGGCACTGCAAGAGATTGCATCACGATCCTCCACTGCACCACCGAGTATCCTGCTCCCTTTGAGGAGGTAAACCTCCTTGCAATGGAGACTCTCAGGGAGGCCTTCAAGGTGAAAGTGGGCTATTCCGATCATACTGAGGGCATAGAAGTGGCTCTTGCCGCCGTGGCCCTCGGCGCAGAGGTGCTGGAAAAGCATTTCACGCTTGATAAAACCTTGGAGGGACCCGATCACAGGGCGTCGCTTGAGCCTGGGGAACTTGCCCTTCTGGTGAAATCGATAAGGAACGTAGAACTGGCGATGGGAAACGGCATTAAGGCGCCAGGTAAAGGCGAGCTGAAGAACATGGAATCAATAAGAAAAAGCCTGGTGGCCTCAGAAAAAATCAGAAAAGGCGACCGCTTCACTGCTACCAACCTTGCAGTGAAGAGGCCGGGGACCGGTATTTCACCTCATTTCTGGGACAGTGTGATTGGAAAGTATGCAAAGAGGGATTTTGACCTCGATGAGCTTATTGAATTGTAA
- a CDS encoding PIG-L deacetylase family protein produces the protein MRKVLVVAVHPDDETLACGGTLLRHKSMGDEVYWLIITEMTKGKGFQEHTIRKRQKEIKRVAEHYGFAKTFQMNIPTACLDQVPLSVLVEKITSILHSLEPEVLYLPFANDVHSDHRIVFQASQSCVKAFRSPFLRTVLMMETISETDNVLDPRGTCFCPNYFVDITEFLDVKVRIMNIYKGETGKHPFPRNSEVLKALALLRGAQAFCRYAEGFMLIKQIV, from the coding sequence ATGAGAAAGGTGCTTGTGGTCGCCGTTCATCCTGATGATGAGACTTTGGCGTGTGGAGGCACGTTGCTCCGCCACAAGAGCATGGGTGATGAAGTTTACTGGCTGATTATTACGGAAATGACAAAAGGAAAGGGTTTTCAAGAACATACTATCCGAAAGAGACAAAAGGAGATAAAGAGAGTCGCTGAACATTATGGATTCGCAAAGACTTTTCAAATGAATATCCCTACTGCCTGTCTCGATCAAGTCCCTCTATCGGTGCTCGTTGAAAAAATCACTTCCATACTTCACTCTTTGGAGCCGGAAGTGCTCTATCTGCCTTTTGCAAATGATGTGCACAGCGATCACCGAATTGTTTTTCAGGCGTCCCAGAGCTGTGTGAAAGCTTTCAGGAGTCCCTTTTTAAGAACTGTACTGATGATGGAGACAATCAGCGAGACCGATAATGTGCTTGATCCCAGGGGGACTTGTTTTTGTCCCAATTACTTTGTTGATATCACGGAATTTCTAGACGTGAAAGTGAGGATAATGAATATTTACAAGGGTGAAACAGGGAAGCATCCTTTTCCCCGGAATTCAGAAGTGTTGAAAGCTCTGGCATTACTGAGGGGAGCGCAGGCATTCTGCCGTTATGCAGAGGGCTTTATGCTGATCAAGCAGATTGTATGA